From Panicum hallii strain FIL2 unplaced genomic scaffold, PHallii_v3.1 scaffold_175, whole genome shotgun sequence, the proteins below share one genomic window:
- the LOC112878631 gene encoding receptor-like protein EIX2, with translation MHPSAAKFLLLLVAAASSFLLVASHGLPPRQLKRNASCLPHERDALLAFKENITSDPEGILSSWRRGRKDCCRWMGVICSSQTGHVLELDLSDRNLAGQISPSLLSLEHLEHLDLGGTYLSGHDGHFPEFLCSFKNLRYLNLSLLSFASRLPAQLGNLSTLEYLDLTDAYSLPSEVPPQLGNLSNLRHLDLAHNYLYTTDISWLVRLHQLEYLEMAGINLSTIDNWLHAVNMIPSLKSLSLSNCSLPRANQWLTHINLTKLEMLDLSMNYFGHPIASSWFWNITSIQHLGLSSTYLYGPFPDALGRMTSLYYLGFTKNGNSATMAVDLKNLCELRTLELDGSLSSGNITEFIEKLPQCSTSKLGWLSLKDNNMTGIMPQVMGHLTSLTALSLSNNSISGSISPGLQNFTSLEELYLSSNYLSGQIPLLPRGLKMLDVSVNFLSGHLHFGAPNIEVLILSSNKITGPIPEKFCELQYLHVLDLSNNYFAGELPVCSSMPYLHCLLLSYNKFSGKFPSLIQRLSNLTLLDLSWNNFYGTLPIWIGHLAELRFLDLSHNMLHGSIPANITHLRRLQLLNLSFNNISGSIPQSLSKLMAMTIIYQDQPDWYVGWVNNEFLDILSAVTKHLQHKYAAQSIFYIVDIDLSVNHLIGGIPDEIASLDGLKYLNLSRNCLRGNIPKNIGAMELVESVDFSWNSLSGEIPASLSNLTFLSVLDLSYNNLSGRIPSGRQLETVYDNNPTMYDGNNNLCGPPLQRNCSSGNSDPKHGNEKASGENSESLFFYLGLVSGFAVGLLGVLCSVLFKKP, from the coding sequence ATGCATCCCTCCGCTGCCAAGTTCTTGCTTCTTCTCGTGGCCGCCGCCTCGAGCTTCTTGTTGGTGGCATCGCATGGACTGCCGCCGCGGCAGCTCAAGCGGAACGCGAGCTGCTTGCCGCACGAGAGGGACGCGTTGCTGGCCTTCAAGGAAAACATCACCAGCGACCCTGAAGGCATCCTCTCGTCGTGGCGACGAGGGCGGAAAGACTGCTGCCGGTGGATGGGCGTCATCTGCAGCAGCCAAACCGGCCATGTCCTCGAGCTTGATCTAAGCGATAGAAATTTGGCAGGCCAGATAAGTCCTTCCTTACTGTCTCTAGAGCATCTGGAGCACTTGGATTTAGGCGGCACATACTTATCTGGTCATGATGGTCATTTTCCCGAATTCCTGTGTTCTTTCAAAAACTTGCGATATCTCAACCTCTCGTTGTTGTCGTTTGCGAGCAGACTGCCTGCTCAACTTGGCAACCTTTCCACATTAGAATACCTTGACCTCACCGACGCATACTCTTTGCCGAGTGAGGTGCCGCCTCAGCTCGGTAACCTCTCAAACCTGCGACATCTTGATCTCGCTCATAATTATTTGTACACAACTGATATCTCATGGTTAGTTCGTCTTCATCAGCTTGAGTATCTTGAGATGGCAGGCATAAATCTAAGTACAATAGATAATTGGCTTCATGCGGTAAACATGATTCCATCTCTGAAGTCTCTCTCCCTTTCGAACTGCTCCCTTCCCAGAGCAAACCAATGGCTCACTCACATAAACCTCACAAAACTTGAGATGCTTGATTTATCCATGAACTACTTTGGGCATCCAATTGCATCCAGTTGGTTTTGGAACATAACAAGCATTCAACACCTCGGGCTAAGTTCAACCTATCTTTACGGTCCTTTCCCTGATGCACTAGGACGAATGACGTCCCTTTATTACCTGGGATTTACGAAAAATGGAAACTCAGCCACGATGGCAGTGGACTTGAAAAATCTATGTGAATTACGTACTCTGGAGCTCGATGGGAGCCTATCATCTGGGAACATAACTGAGTTCATAGAGAAGTTGCCACAATGTTCTACTAGCAAATTAGGCTGGCTAAGTTTGAAAGATAATAATATGACAGGAATAATGCCACAGGTAATGGGGCACTTAACCAGCTTAACTGCTCTTAGCCTATCTAACAACAGCATTAGTGGATCTATATCACCGGGGCTACAGAATTTCACTAGTTTGGAGGAATTATATCTCAGTTCCAACTACCTTAGTGGCCAGATACCATTGCTGCCAAGAGGCCTCAAAATGTTGGATGTCTCCGTGAACTTCTTGTCTGGGCATTTGCACTTCGGAGCTCCAAATATTGAAGtactaattctatcctctaatAAAATTACTGGTCCTATTCCTGAAAAGTTTTGTGAGTTGCAATATCTACATGTCTTGGATTTGTCAAACAATTATTTCGCGGGAGAACTTCCTGTATGTTCTTCGATGCCATACCTACACTGCTTGCTCCTAAGTTACAACAAATTTTCTGGAAAGTTCCCATCCTTGATCCAACGCCTCTCCAATCTAACTTTGCTTGATCTTTCATGGAACAATTTCTATGGGACATTACCAATATGGATCGGACATCTGGCAGAGCTGCGATTCCTAGATCTGAGCCACAACATGTTACATGGGAGTATTCCAGCGAATATCACACATCTTAGACGACTTCAACTCTTAAATTTATCATTCAACAATATATCAGGATCAATTCCTCAGTCATTATCAAAGCTAATGGCAATGACAATAATATATCAGGATCAACCTGATTGGTACGTAGGTTGGGTAAATAATGAGTTCCTAGATATTTTGTCTGCAGTGACGAAGCATCTACAACACAAGTATGCCGCACAAAGTATTTTTTATATTGTTGACATCGACTTGTCTGTCAATCATTTAATTGGAGGAATTCCAGATGAAATAGCTTCTCTTGATGGATTGAAATACTTAAATTTGTCAAGGAATTGCTTGAGAGGAAACATTCCAAAGAATATTGGCGCTATGGAATTAGTGGAATCAGTTGACTTCTCATGGAACAGTCTTTCTGGTGAAATCCCTGCAAGCTTGTCAAACTTGACATTTTTAAGTGTCTTGGACTTGTCATATAACAATCTATCAGGAAGAATACCGTCTGGGCGTCAGCTTGAGACCGTCTACGACAACAACCCAACTATGTATGATGGGAATAATAATCTCTGCGGACCCCCTCTTCAGAGAAACTGCTCATCAGGAAATAGTGATCCTAAGCATGGTAATGAAAAGGCAAGCGGAGAGAATTCAGAATCATTGTTCTTTTACTTGGGACTTGTATCAGGGTTCGCAGTTGGCCTCTTGGGGGTGCTGTGTTCTGTACTCTTCAAGAAGCCATGA